In Rhodoferax koreense, a genomic segment contains:
- a CDS encoding glycogen/starch/alpha-glucan phosphorylase, translating into MVTQPSSSTSATPTTRPPAPADLQAGIDQHLLDTVGVESSEATPTDLMQAVSQVARQQLSQRWVAAQARDRESKARRVVYLSMEFLMGRTLSNALGALNLRGPAAAGLSHYAQTLEDICDREPDAALGNGGLGRLAACFLDSMATVGLPSFGYGIRYEYGMFAQDIQNGAQMEYPDPWLENGTPWEFPRANITYPVRFGGWVEPVDGKSVWRHAGEVAAKAYDMVVPGHGTDKVSTLRLWKAVAPAHIDLNAFNTGDYARAASAKNEYENISWVLYPNDSTPAGRELRLKQEYFFVAASVQDLIQRHLAEHPTLLNLAEKVAIHLNDTHPAIGVAELMRVLHDEHNLAWGTAWAICRKTFSYTNHTLMPEALETWPVALIQHVLPRHMEIIFRINKEFLDEAAAHRPGDNQFLARLSLIDEHGERRVRMAHLSIVGSHKVNGVSALHSDLLVQTIFADFASIWPDRFTNMTNGVTPRRWLAQANPDLSSLLDRTLGGNWRLDLDQLQRLREHKHDPSFQNAFMAIKRANKVRLAALIERTTGVKVSPDSLFDVQVKRIHEYKRQLLNVLHVVTRYQAILAHPEGVNGQPWVPRTVVFAGKAASSYVTAKSIIRLIHDVGAVINADPRIGDKLKLVFVPNYGVSVAEVIMPGADLSEQISTAGTEASGTGNMKLALNGALTIGTDDGANIEIRQNVGDDNIFIFGLRTPEVQALRQSGYQPMRYYDNNPELKAVLDAIAGGQFTPTEPGRYRALVDSLLWGGDHYLLLADYASYVAAQSRVDDLYRRPDEWCARAITNVAGMGVFSSDRTIREYARQIWHIEADAIKT; encoded by the coding sequence ATGGTGACCCAGCCCTCTTCGAGCACCTCCGCGACCCCGACCACTCGCCCACCCGCGCCCGCCGATCTCCAGGCCGGCATCGACCAGCACCTGCTGGACACCGTCGGTGTCGAGTCCTCCGAGGCCACGCCGACCGACCTGATGCAGGCCGTCTCCCAGGTCGCGCGCCAGCAGCTCTCGCAGCGCTGGGTCGCCGCACAGGCGCGCGACCGCGAAAGCAAGGCGCGCCGCGTGGTCTACCTGTCGATGGAATTCCTCATGGGCCGCACCCTGTCCAACGCGCTCGGCGCGCTCAACCTGCGCGGCCCGGCGGCCGCCGGCCTGTCCCACTACGCGCAGACGCTGGAGGACATCTGCGACCGCGAGCCCGACGCCGCGCTCGGCAACGGCGGCCTGGGCCGGCTGGCCGCGTGTTTCTTGGACTCGATGGCCACCGTCGGGCTGCCCTCCTTCGGTTACGGCATCCGCTACGAATACGGCATGTTCGCCCAGGACATCCAGAACGGCGCGCAGATGGAATACCCCGACCCCTGGCTGGAGAACGGCACGCCCTGGGAGTTCCCGCGCGCCAACATCACCTACCCCGTGCGCTTCGGCGGCTGGGTCGAGCCGGTGGACGGCAAATCCGTGTGGCGCCACGCGGGCGAGGTCGCGGCCAAGGCCTACGACATGGTGGTGCCGGGCCACGGCACGGACAAGGTCAGCACCTTGCGGCTGTGGAAGGCCGTGGCGCCCGCGCACATCGACCTCAACGCCTTCAACACCGGCGACTACGCCCGCGCGGCCAGCGCCAAGAACGAATACGAGAACATTTCCTGGGTGCTGTACCCCAACGACAGCACGCCGGCCGGCCGCGAACTGCGGCTGAAGCAGGAATACTTCTTCGTCGCCGCCTCGGTGCAGGACCTGATCCAGCGCCACCTCGCCGAACACCCGACGCTGCTGAACCTGGCCGAGAAGGTGGCGATCCACCTCAACGACACGCATCCGGCGATCGGTGTGGCCGAGTTGATGCGCGTGCTGCACGACGAGCACAACCTGGCCTGGGGCACGGCCTGGGCCATCTGCCGCAAGACCTTCTCGTACACCAACCACACGCTGATGCCCGAGGCGCTCGAGACCTGGCCGGTCGCCCTGATCCAGCACGTGCTGCCGCGGCACATGGAAATCATCTTCCGCATCAACAAGGAATTCCTCGACGAGGCCGCGGCGCACCGGCCCGGCGACAACCAGTTCCTGGCGCGGCTGTCGCTGATCGACGAACACGGTGAGCGCCGCGTGCGCATGGCCCACCTGTCCATCGTCGGCAGCCACAAGGTCAACGGCGTGTCGGCGCTGCATTCCGACCTGCTGGTGCAGACCATCTTTGCCGATTTCGCGAGCATCTGGCCCGACCGCTTCACCAACATGACCAACGGCGTCACCCCGCGCCGCTGGCTGGCGCAGGCCAACCCCGATCTTTCCAGCCTGCTCGACCGAACCCTCGGCGGCAACTGGCGGCTGGACCTCGACCAGTTGCAGCGCCTGCGCGAACACAAGCACGACCCCTCGTTCCAGAACGCCTTCATGGCCATCAAGCGCGCCAACAAGGTCCGGCTGGCCGCGCTCATCGAGCGCACCACGGGTGTGAAGGTCAGCCCCGACAGCCTGTTCGACGTCCAGGTCAAGCGCATCCACGAATACAAGCGCCAGTTGCTCAACGTGCTGCACGTGGTGACACGCTACCAGGCGATCCTGGCCCATCCGGAGGGCGTGAACGGCCAGCCCTGGGTGCCGCGCACGGTGGTTTTCGCCGGCAAGGCCGCGTCGAGCTACGTCACGGCCAAGTCCATCATCCGGCTGATCCACGACGTGGGCGCGGTGATCAATGCCGACCCGCGCATCGGCGACAAATTGAAGCTGGTGTTCGTGCCCAACTACGGCGTTTCGGTGGCCGAGGTGATCATGCCCGGCGCCGACCTCTCCGAGCAGATCTCCACCGCCGGCACCGAGGCCTCGGGCACCGGCAACATGAAACTGGCCCTCAACGGCGCGCTGACCATCGGCACCGACGACGGCGCCAACATCGAGATCCGCCAGAACGTGGGCGACGACAACATCTTCATCTTCGGCCTGCGCACGCCGGAGGTGCAGGCGCTGCGCCAGAGCGGTTACCAGCCGATGCGCTACTACGACAACAACCCCGAACTCAAGGCGGTGCTCGACGCCATTGCCGGCGGACAGTTCACGCCGACCGAGCCGGGCCGCTACCGCGCGCTGGTCGACTCGCTGCTCTGGGGCGGCGACCACTACCTGCTGCTGGCCGACTACGCGTCCTACGTGGCGGCGCAGTCGCGTGTCGACGACCTGTACCGCCGGCCTGACGAATGGTGCGCGCGCGCCATCACCAACGTCGCCGGCATGGGCGTGTTCTCCTCCGACCGCACCATCCGCGAATACGCGCGCCAGATCTGGCACATCGAAGCCGACGCCATCAAGACCTGA
- the glgB gene encoding 1,4-alpha-glucan branching protein GlgB, producing MLNHHDIDAIVHGRHGDAFAVLGPHPLPGDPEGRVSVRAFLPGASAVEVLDIGSGRLLANLTRLHDEGFFEGTGAAPGPSSYCFRIFWRDGHHTLEDDPYRFGLVLSDLDIWLLGEGSHLRPHEVLGASPRSIDGVAGTSFAVWAPNASRVSVIGDFNFWDGRRHPMRLRRECGVWELFVPGVEAGARYKYRIHSREGDVLPDKADPYALQAELRPATASVVAEMPGLQAAEPARRAANALNAPMSIYEVHLASWRRVTEDGDRWLSWDELAASLVPYAADMGFTHLELMPISEHPFDGSWGYQPIGLYAPTARFGDPAGFQRFVASCHAAGIGVLLDWVPAHFPTDAHGLGRFDGTPLYEYADPREGFHNDWNTLIYNLGRTEVRNFLVGNALYWLERFGVDGLRVDAVASMLYRDYSRKHGEWIPNVHGGRENLEAIDFLKRMNEVVGAERPEATTLAEESTSFPGVSRPTYAGGLGFHYKWNMGWMHDTLAYMQRDPLYRKYHHNELSFGLVYAFDENFVLPISHDEVVHGKGSLLARMPGDRWQQFANLRAYLGFMFGHPGKKLLFMGCEFAQEREWNFAQSLDWHLLANAEHAGVQRLVRDLNRLYRDTPALHELDCSPEGFEWIEHNDAQHSVLSFVRKGSARGSHVLVVCNFTPEVRHGYRVGVPGAGVYRERLNTDSEHYGGSNTGTPLGAASSEPVAWHGRAQSLLLTLPPLATLMFEWTAV from the coding sequence ATGCTGAACCACCACGACATCGACGCCATCGTCCACGGCCGCCATGGCGACGCCTTCGCGGTGCTCGGCCCGCATCCGCTGCCCGGCGATCCGGAGGGCCGGGTGTCGGTGCGTGCCTTCCTGCCCGGCGCTTCGGCGGTCGAGGTGCTCGACATCGGCAGCGGCCGCCTGCTGGCCAACCTCACCCGGCTCCACGACGAGGGTTTCTTCGAGGGCACGGGTGCGGCGCCGGGCCCGTCCTCGTACTGCTTCCGCATCTTCTGGCGCGACGGCCACCACACGCTGGAGGACGACCCGTACCGGTTCGGCCTGGTGCTGAGCGACCTCGACATCTGGCTGCTCGGCGAAGGCTCCCACCTGCGACCGCACGAGGTGCTCGGGGCCAGCCCGCGCAGCATCGACGGCGTGGCCGGCACCAGCTTCGCCGTGTGGGCGCCCAACGCCTCGCGCGTGAGCGTGATCGGCGACTTCAACTTCTGGGACGGCCGCCGCCACCCGATGCGTCTGCGCCGCGAATGCGGCGTGTGGGAACTGTTCGTTCCCGGCGTGGAGGCCGGCGCCCGCTACAAATACCGCATCCATTCGCGCGAAGGCGATGTCCTGCCCGACAAGGCCGACCCCTACGCGCTGCAGGCCGAACTGCGCCCGGCCACCGCCAGCGTGGTGGCCGAGATGCCTGGTCTGCAGGCCGCCGAACCGGCACGGCGCGCGGCGAACGCGCTGAATGCGCCGATGAGCATCTACGAGGTGCACCTGGCCTCGTGGCGGCGCGTCACCGAGGACGGCGACCGCTGGCTGAGCTGGGACGAACTCGCGGCCAGCCTCGTCCCCTACGCCGCGGACATGGGTTTCACCCATCTCGAGCTCATGCCGATCAGCGAACACCCGTTCGACGGCTCCTGGGGCTACCAGCCGATCGGCCTGTACGCGCCCACCGCGCGCTTCGGAGATCCGGCCGGCTTCCAGCGTTTCGTCGCGAGCTGCCATGCCGCCGGCATCGGGGTTTTGCTCGATTGGGTGCCGGCGCACTTTCCCACCGACGCGCACGGCCTGGGCCGCTTCGACGGCACGCCGCTGTACGAATACGCCGATCCGCGCGAGGGCTTCCACAACGACTGGAATACCCTGATCTACAACCTCGGCCGCACGGAGGTACGCAACTTCCTGGTCGGCAATGCGCTGTACTGGCTGGAACGCTTCGGCGTGGACGGCCTGCGCGTGGATGCCGTGGCCTCGATGCTGTACCGCGACTACAGCCGCAAGCATGGCGAGTGGATCCCGAACGTGCATGGCGGCCGCGAGAACCTCGAAGCCATCGACTTTCTCAAGCGCATGAACGAGGTCGTCGGCGCGGAACGCCCGGAGGCGACGACGCTGGCCGAGGAATCGACCTCGTTCCCCGGTGTCTCGCGACCCACCTACGCCGGCGGCCTGGGCTTCCATTACAAATGGAACATGGGCTGGATGCACGACACGCTCGCCTACATGCAGCGCGACCCGCTGTACCGCAAGTACCACCACAACGAACTGAGCTTCGGCCTGGTCTATGCCTTCGACGAAAACTTCGTGTTGCCGATCTCGCACGACGAGGTGGTGCACGGCAAGGGCTCGCTGCTGGCCAGGATGCCCGGCGACCGCTGGCAGCAGTTTGCCAACCTGCGTGCCTACCTGGGTTTCATGTTCGGCCATCCGGGCAAGAAGCTGCTGTTCATGGGTTGCGAGTTCGCACAGGAACGCGAATGGAACTTCGCGCAGAGCCTCGACTGGCATTTGCTGGCCAACGCCGAACATGCGGGCGTGCAGCGCCTGGTGCGCGACCTGAACCGCCTCTACCGCGACACACCCGCGCTGCACGAACTCGACTGCTCGCCCGAGGGTTTCGAATGGATCGAGCACAACGACGCCCAGCACTCGGTCCTGAGCTTCGTGCGCAAGGGATCGGCCCGTGGCAGCCACGTCCTGGTCGTCTGCAACTTCACTCCCGAGGTGCGCCACGGCTACCGTGTCGGCGTGCCGGGAGCCGGCGTCTACCGCGAGCGGCTCAACACCGATTCCGAGCACTACGGCGGCAGCAACACCGGCACGCCGCTCGGCGCGGCCAGCAGCGAGCCCGTCGCCTGGCATGGTCGCGCGCAGTCCCTGCTGCTGACGCTGCCACCGCTGGCCACGCTGATGTTCGAATGGACGGCCGTATGA
- the glgX gene encoding glycogen debranching protein GlgX: protein MNSRFAGYILSDDQSDEHPALQPGLPWPMGAHWDGQGVNFAVFSANAQAMELCLFNEDGTQEVARYRLPAHTSDVWHGYLPGAAPGLVYGLRAYGPWRPDRGQRFDASKVLLDPYAREVVGDFVWREEHFAADREHPLHMDTHDNAAFALKARVVREGDFDWAGVTPPHTPLADTVIYELHVKGFSKLSEKLPPELRGTYAGLGHAASIAHLQRLGITTVSLLPVHFPVDEERLNRMGLVNYWGYNTLAFFALNPRLASGHQGLSPRDEFRQMVKALHTAGIEVLLDVVYNHTAESDETGPNLSFRGLDNASYYRLPPDDRAHYENHTGCGNTVDIRQPRVLQLVMDSLRYWVGEMHVDGFRFDLASVLGRGDNGFERNAAFFTAVAQDPVLSRVKMIAEPWDIGPGGYQVGGFPRGWLEWNDHFRDHMRSFWVQSAAHPSQPVDGATRGAFALRLCASSDLYQPRQRAPAESVNYVVSHDGFTLADLLSYNERHNLANGEDNRDGHGHNLSFNCGVEGPSDDPAVLTLRGRLQRALLATALLAQGTPMLCAGDELGHTQGGNNNPYCQDNPTTWIDWPKADDDLIAFTARVLWLRRQALPFGNRWYSGLTDALGLHDLAWMQRDGAPLQGGAWDDPLERVLGCLIGRPGRAGAPLLLLVNADAEDHGFMLPAGVWQAMLDTSQATGRADWYGQGETRFPLRAHSLVVLAAAGADLDPP, encoded by the coding sequence ATGAATTCAAGATTTGCCGGCTACATCCTGTCCGACGACCAATCGGACGAGCATCCCGCCCTGCAGCCTGGATTGCCCTGGCCGATGGGCGCCCACTGGGACGGCCAAGGCGTGAACTTCGCGGTGTTCTCGGCCAACGCCCAGGCCATGGAGCTCTGCCTGTTCAACGAAGACGGCACACAGGAAGTCGCGCGCTATCGGCTTCCGGCCCATACCAGCGACGTCTGGCACGGCTACCTGCCCGGCGCTGCACCCGGCCTGGTTTACGGTCTTCGCGCCTACGGCCCTTGGCGGCCGGACCGCGGGCAGCGCTTCGACGCCTCCAAGGTGCTGCTGGACCCGTACGCGCGCGAAGTCGTCGGCGACTTCGTCTGGCGCGAGGAACACTTCGCCGCCGACCGCGAACATCCGCTGCACATGGACACCCACGACAACGCGGCCTTCGCCTTGAAGGCGCGTGTGGTCCGGGAGGGCGATTTCGACTGGGCCGGCGTCACCCCGCCGCACACGCCGCTGGCCGACACGGTGATCTACGAACTGCACGTCAAGGGTTTTTCGAAGCTCAGCGAAAAGCTGCCGCCCGAACTGCGCGGCACCTACGCCGGCCTGGGCCACGCCGCGTCGATCGCCCATCTGCAGCGCCTGGGCATCACCACCGTGAGCCTGTTGCCGGTGCACTTCCCGGTGGACGAGGAACGGTTGAACCGCATGGGGCTCGTCAACTATTGGGGCTACAACACGCTGGCTTTCTTCGCCTTGAATCCGCGCCTGGCGAGTGGGCACCAGGGTTTGTCGCCGCGCGACGAGTTCCGCCAGATGGTCAAGGCATTGCATACGGCCGGCATCGAGGTGCTGCTCGACGTGGTCTACAACCACACGGCCGAATCCGACGAAACCGGCCCGAACCTGAGCTTTCGCGGCCTGGACAACGCCAGTTATTACCGCCTGCCGCCCGACGACCGCGCGCACTACGAGAACCACACCGGCTGCGGCAACACCGTGGACATCCGCCAGCCGCGTGTACTGCAACTGGTGATGGACAGCCTGCGTTACTGGGTCGGCGAGATGCACGTCGACGGCTTCCGCTTCGACCTGGCCTCTGTGCTCGGCCGCGGCGACAACGGCTTCGAGCGGAATGCGGCGTTTTTCACCGCCGTGGCACAGGACCCGGTGTTGTCGCGCGTGAAGATGATCGCCGAGCCCTGGGACATCGGCCCCGGCGGCTACCAGGTCGGCGGTTTCCCGCGCGGCTGGCTCGAATGGAACGACCATTTCCGCGACCACATGCGCAGCTTCTGGGTGCAGAGCGCGGCCCATCCGAGCCAGCCGGTGGATGGCGCCACGCGCGGCGCGTTCGCGCTGCGCCTGTGTGCTTCGTCCGACCTGTACCAGCCGCGCCAGCGCGCGCCGGCCGAATCGGTGAATTACGTGGTTTCGCACGACGGCTTCACGCTCGCCGATTTGCTGAGCTACAACGAACGCCACAACCTGGCCAATGGCGAGGACAACCGCGACGGCCACGGCCACAACCTGAGCTTCAACTGCGGCGTCGAAGGTCCGAGCGACGATCCGGCCGTGCTCACGCTGCGCGGCCGTCTGCAGCGCGCGTTGCTGGCGACGGCGCTGCTGGCCCAGGGCACGCCGATGCTGTGCGCCGGCGACGAACTCGGCCATACACAAGGCGGCAACAACAACCCGTATTGCCAGGACAACCCCACCACCTGGATCGATTGGCCCAAGGCGGACGACGACCTGATCGCCTTCACCGCCCGGGTGCTGTGGCTGAGGCGCCAGGCGCTGCCGTTCGGCAACCGCTGGTACAGCGGCCTGACCGATGCGCTCGGGCTTCACGACCTGGCCTGGATGCAGCGCGACGGCGCGCCGCTGCAAGGCGGCGCCTGGGACGATCCGCTCGAGCGGGTGCTTGGCTGCCTCATCGGCCGGCCCGGCCGCGCCGGCGCCCCGCTGTTGCTGTTGGTCAACGCCGACGCCGAGGACCACGGCTTCATGCTGCCCGCGGGCGTCTGGCAGGCCATGCTCGACACCAGCCAAGCCACGGGCCGCGCCGACTGGTATGGTCAGGGGGAAACCCGGTTCCCGTTGCGGGCACACAGCCTCGTCGTGCTGGCCGCGGCCGGCGCCGACCTCGATCCACCCTGA
- the malQ gene encoding 4-alpha-glucanotransferase has product MRLPRTSGILLHPTSLPGPNGSGDFGPAAYHFVDWLVSAGQKLWQILPLGGIGPGNSPYMSSSAFAGNVLLIDLAELQTHGWLASADLEGADFEAGRLDFARVVPWRMDRLARAAAQFASAASPADVEDFNGFCAAQADWLDDYALFMALAEANEWREWSDWAPSLVRREPAALAAARLELSARVGFWQFCQWCFFRQWLRLKHYANERGILIVGDAPIFIAYQSAEVWARQELFELDASGKPTVIAGVPPDYFSATGQRWGNPLYRWSAHADEGYAWWIARIRRTFAMVDIVRIDHFRGFADYWEIPASQSTAIFGRWLPGPGAALFDAIASALGSLPIIAEDLGIITPEVEALRRQFDFPGMRILHFAFGGDAGNAYLPHNYEPNTVVYTGTHDNNTTPGWWAEASEAERLHVIDYLGLHGTAIDADIHWSLIRAAMASVADTAITQLQDVLGLPGSDRMNLPGVGAGYWEWRFTWDQVLPEHALKLAQLGRLYRRG; this is encoded by the coding sequence ATGCGACTCCCGCGCACCAGCGGCATCCTGCTGCACCCCACTTCGCTGCCCGGCCCCAACGGCTCGGGCGATTTCGGCCCCGCGGCCTACCACTTCGTCGACTGGCTGGTCAGCGCCGGCCAGAAGCTCTGGCAGATCCTGCCGCTGGGCGGCATCGGCCCGGGCAATTCACCCTACATGAGCAGTTCGGCTTTCGCGGGCAATGTGCTGCTGATCGACCTGGCCGAACTGCAGACGCACGGTTGGCTGGCGTCCGCCGATCTGGAGGGCGCCGACTTCGAGGCCGGCCGGCTCGACTTCGCACGGGTCGTGCCCTGGCGCATGGACCGGCTGGCCCGCGCCGCGGCGCAGTTCGCTTCGGCGGCGTCTCCCGCCGACGTGGAAGACTTCAACGGCTTCTGCGCCGCGCAGGCGGACTGGCTCGACGACTACGCGCTCTTCATGGCGCTGGCTGAGGCCAACGAATGGCGCGAATGGAGCGACTGGGCGCCGTCGCTGGTGCGCCGCGAACCGGCGGCGCTGGCGGCGGCCCGGCTGGAACTGTCGGCCCGCGTCGGATTCTGGCAGTTCTGCCAATGGTGTTTTTTCCGCCAATGGCTGCGGCTCAAGCACTATGCCAACGAGCGCGGCATCCTGATCGTCGGCGATGCACCGATCTTCATTGCCTACCAGAGCGCCGAAGTCTGGGCGCGGCAGGAACTGTTCGAACTCGACGCGAGTGGCAAACCGACCGTGATCGCCGGCGTGCCGCCGGACTATTTCAGCGCCACGGGCCAGCGCTGGGGCAATCCGCTGTACCGCTGGAGCGCGCACGCCGATGAGGGCTACGCCTGGTGGATCGCGCGCATCCGCCGCACCTTCGCCATGGTGGACATCGTGCGCATCGACCATTTCCGCGGCTTCGCCGACTACTGGGAAATTCCGGCGAGCCAGTCCACGGCCATCTTCGGTCGCTGGCTGCCGGGTCCCGGCGCGGCGCTGTTCGACGCGATCGCGTCCGCGCTGGGCTCGCTGCCCATCATTGCCGAGGATCTGGGCATCATCACGCCCGAGGTCGAGGCGCTGCGCCGGCAATTCGACTTTCCCGGCATGCGCATCCTGCATTTCGCGTTCGGCGGTGACGCCGGCAACGCCTACCTGCCGCACAACTACGAGCCCAACACCGTCGTCTACACCGGCACGCACGACAACAACACCACGCCCGGCTGGTGGGCGGAAGCCAGCGAAGCCGAGCGCCTGCACGTGATCGACTATCTCGGACTGCACGGCACCGCGATCGATGCCGACATCCACTGGTCCCTGATCCGCGCCGCCATGGCCAGCGTGGCGGACACCGCCATCACCCAACTGCAGGACGTGCTGGGCCTGCCAGGCAGCGACCGCATGAACCTGCCCGGCGTGGGCGCGGGGTATTGGGAATGGCGCTTCACCTGGGACCAGGTGCTGCCCGAACATGCGCTGAAGCTGGCGCAGCTGGGGCGCTTGTACCGGCGGGGCTGA
- a CDS encoding DUF4287 domain-containing protein, whose protein sequence is MATSNTVKGPASYFPSIETNYGKPISHWMEVLRSAGPRKHMAYVALLKTDHGLGHGHANALVAAYLDQAK, encoded by the coding sequence ATGGCAACTTCAAACACGGTCAAAGGCCCTGCCTCTTATTTCCCGTCGATCGAAACCAACTATGGCAAGCCCATCAGCCACTGGATGGAAGTTTTACGCTCGGCGGGGCCGCGGAAACACATGGCGTACGTCGCCCTCCTGAAGACCGACCACGGCCTGGGCCATGGGCATGCCAACGCACTCGTGGCGGCATACTTGGACCAGGCGAAGTAG
- a CDS encoding GspH/FimT family pseudopilin yields the protein MAAHNRHAQFTRQRGFTLIELLVTIAILAILGALAVPSMRSFFIRNGFAGIGNEFNGGVLRARNEAVSKNICVTMCLSTNADSTSSSAPPSCAGTGTDWQQGWIVFLNPECDASLNKPTEKNAAGTAVDKPENMLIARTAGNTNYRLTGNVNKILFNARGQTDIAASSSGLFILSYVPSTDLTTSYGFNICVDRLGRSRSVPVSVAAVATCLSY from the coding sequence ATGGCTGCCCACAACCGACACGCACAGTTCACGCGCCAGCGCGGCTTCACCCTCATCGAGCTGCTGGTGACCATCGCCATCCTGGCGATCCTGGGCGCCCTGGCCGTGCCGTCGATGCGCTCGTTTTTCATCCGCAATGGTTTTGCCGGCATCGGTAACGAATTCAACGGCGGTGTGCTGCGGGCGCGCAACGAGGCGGTGAGCAAGAACATCTGCGTGACCATGTGCCTGAGCACGAATGCGGACAGCACCAGCTCGTCGGCTCCGCCGAGTTGTGCCGGTACCGGCACCGATTGGCAGCAAGGCTGGATCGTGTTCCTGAATCCCGAATGCGATGCAAGCCTGAACAAGCCGACGGAGAAGAACGCTGCCGGGACAGCTGTCGACAAGCCCGAGAACATGCTCATCGCGCGAACGGCTGGCAACACCAACTATCGGCTGACGGGCAATGTCAACAAGATACTTTTCAATGCCCGCGGCCAGACCGACATCGCCGCAAGTTCCAGCGGGTTGTTCATCCTGAGCTACGTGCCGAGCACCGACCTGACCACTTCGTATGGGTTCAACATTTGTGTGGACAGGCTGGGCCGCAGCCGCTCGGTGCCCGTGAGCGTAGCGGCCGTGGCGACATGCCTGAGCTATTAG
- a CDS encoding Kdo hydroxylase family protein — protein MQNPIVEVPATQWHGLQADPQLTAALEDGGVMYFPALPFSLSPAEAALLRPEIRDPKSRNISQPAGQPDTVKGALATPEELATLAAMMLRYRNQAVGLIGALFPGYSRHLRLEPTSYRPSEVETRQQSWRADDKRLHVDAFPSRPNRGERILRVFSNLNPAGKPRLWRVGEPFETMAARFLPQVKPYRPWQAALLRRLRVTKSLRSEYDHLMLQLHDLMKQDLAYQRDADQLEMPFAAGSTWVCFSDQTLHAVYSGQFMMEQTFFMAPQHQTRPERSPLGILTRMAGRPLAGAPL, from the coding sequence ATGCAAAACCCGATCGTCGAAGTGCCGGCCACGCAGTGGCACGGTCTGCAAGCCGACCCCCAACTGACCGCCGCGCTCGAGGACGGCGGCGTGATGTACTTCCCGGCGCTGCCGTTCAGCCTGTCGCCAGCCGAGGCCGCGCTGCTGCGCCCCGAGATCCGCGACCCGAAGTCGCGCAACATCAGCCAGCCCGCGGGCCAGCCCGACACGGTGAAAGGCGCGCTGGCCACGCCGGAGGAGCTGGCCACGCTGGCCGCGATGATGCTGCGGTACCGCAACCAGGCCGTCGGCCTGATCGGGGCCCTGTTCCCAGGCTACAGCCGCCACCTGCGCCTGGAGCCGACAAGTTACCGGCCAAGCGAGGTGGAAACGCGCCAGCAGTCCTGGCGCGCCGACGACAAGCGCCTGCACGTCGACGCGTTCCCGTCGCGGCCGAACCGCGGTGAGCGCATCCTGCGCGTCTTCAGCAACCTGAATCCGGCGGGCAAGCCGCGGCTGTGGCGTGTCGGCGAACCCTTCGAAACCATGGCCGCGCGTTTCCTGCCGCAGGTCAAGCCCTATCGCCCCTGGCAGGCCGCACTGCTGCGCCGCCTGCGCGTGACCAAATCCCTGCGCAGCGAATACGACCACCTGATGCTGCAGCTGCACGACCTCATGAAACAGGACCTGGCCTACCAGCGCGACGCCGACCAGCTGGAGATGCCGTTCGCCGCGGGCAGCACCTGGGTGTGCTTTTCCGACCAGACGCTGCATGCGGTCTACAGCGGCCAGTTCATGATGGAGCAGACCTTTTTCATGGCCCCGCAGCACCAGACCAGGCCGGAGCGCAGTCCCTTGGGCATCCTCACGCGCATGGCCGGGCGGCCGCTGGCGGGGGCACCGCTTTGA